One Mailhella massiliensis DNA segment encodes these proteins:
- a CDS encoding glycosyltransferase family 2 protein: protein MEHPAVSVIIPVWNSGKYFRECLDSVLSQSLRNIEVLIVDDASTDGSGAVAEEYASRDARITVMHQPSSTGAGPARNRAMAVARGEYIAFMDSDDLYPSNDVLETLYRKAVEQNVNICGGSLLYINSDGSIRIKQISYQMFNRDSLYMYKDYQYEGGFYRFIYNRKFLNDNNIIFCNYKRFQDSVFFVCCMTFAKSFYAISKNVYFYRKGHKDIIWDYSKLHDHLCGVNKLLITSKKYSYNYLYYELVKNIYFFIDKINRFDLFILFIKIYYSINFEIINQERYRHKFKIYRVKFYIKILKMVYIILKYKCIS from the coding sequence ATGGAACATCCAGCGGTCAGCGTGATTATTCCCGTGTGGAACAGCGGGAAATACTTCCGGGAATGCCTGGACAGCGTTCTTTCCCAGAGCCTGCGGAATATCGAAGTGCTCATTGTGGATGACGCCTCCACTGACGGAAGCGGAGCTGTAGCCGAAGAATACGCCTCGCGCGATGCCAGAATCACGGTGATGCATCAACCCTCATCCACAGGTGCAGGCCCTGCCAGAAACCGGGCCATGGCTGTAGCCCGTGGGGAATACATCGCCTTTATGGACAGCGACGATCTGTATCCTTCGAATGATGTACTGGAAACGCTGTACCGTAAGGCTGTGGAACAAAATGTTAATATTTGTGGTGGCTCACTTTTATATATTAATTCTGATGGCTCTATAAGAATTAAACAGATATCTTATCAGATGTTTAATAGGGATAGTCTTTATATGTATAAAGATTATCAATATGAGGGTGGATTTTATAGGTTTATATATAATAGAAAATTTTTAAATGATAATAATATTATTTTTTGTAATTATAAAAGATTTCAAGATTCGGTTTTTTTTGTTTGTTGTATGACATTTGCTAAAAGCTTTTATGCTATAAGTAAAAATGTTTATTTTTATAGAAAAGGACATAAAGATATAATATGGGATTATAGTAAGTTACATGATCATTTATGCGGTGTTAATAAACTGCTAATTACTTCAAAAAAATATAGTTATAATTATTTATATTATGAGTTAGTAAAAAATATTTATTTTTTTATTGATAAAATAAACAGATTTGATTTATTTATATTATTTATAAAAATATATTATTCTATAAATTTTGAAATAATCAATCAAGAAAGATATAGACACAAATTTAAAATATATAGAGTGAAATTTTATATAAAGATATTAAAGATGGTGTATATTATTTTAAAATATAAATGTATTAGTTAA
- a CDS encoding DVU3141 family protein — MIVRLVPGSLRAGGKVFACLAASFLVCALASGCVQKQPSVPSAPAEAAAPSGDAFALALSRMQVGEEALMPTPFGMDSRVMLESSYTSGLGQTCRRAAVRAGGITHRIAVCRDASGWTTAEPIFENVQR; from the coding sequence ATGATTGTTCGCCTTGTTCCGGGCAGCCTCCGCGCAGGCGGAAAGGTCTTTGCGTGCCTTGCAGCGTCGTTTCTTGTCTGTGCCCTTGCTTCGGGCTGCGTGCAGAAGCAGCCTTCCGTGCCTTCTGCGCCCGCGGAAGCGGCGGCGCCTTCCGGGGATGCCTTTGCGCTGGCGCTTTCCCGTATGCAGGTGGGAGAAGAGGCGCTCATGCCCACGCCTTTCGGCATGGACAGCCGGGTGATGCTGGAATCTTCCTACACGTCCGGCCTCGGACAGACGTGCAGAAGGGCGGCGGTTCGCGCCGGGGGCATCACCCACCGTATCGCCGTATGCAGGGATGCTTCGGGCTGGACAACGGCCGAGCCGATTTTTGAAAACGTGCAGAGATAA
- a CDS encoding ABC transporter permease, translating to MDSALTVQGRVIYALMMREVHTIYGTSRLGYLWALIQTMWGIGMFWGMRYLAGAKAPHGMHILMFMLVGFGLFNMFSGILNKCMNAVAGNRALLTFPQVTPVDLMLSRAVIVWATEVVAALLLITIGMLCGMPFYLTDFGGLLFLLLLTPLLGLGMGMLCASLAVLYPTLEKIVPMVMRILFFASGLFYSATMLPSYVLRYLWYNPLIQIIEWGRVCLSRGYSTISYSPEYLLSVTVTCLCLGFLMERYVRRRLV from the coding sequence ATGGACAGCGCGCTTACCGTGCAGGGTCGCGTCATCTATGCCCTGATGATGCGCGAGGTGCATACCATCTACGGTACATCCCGCCTGGGCTACCTGTGGGCGCTCATACAGACCATGTGGGGAATAGGCATGTTCTGGGGCATGCGCTACCTTGCCGGGGCCAAGGCTCCGCACGGCATGCACATCCTCATGTTCATGCTGGTAGGGTTCGGTCTTTTTAATATGTTCAGCGGGATTCTGAACAAGTGCATGAATGCCGTAGCCGGAAACAGGGCGCTGCTGACCTTTCCGCAGGTCACGCCCGTGGATCTCATGCTTTCCCGCGCCGTCATCGTCTGGGCCACGGAAGTGGTGGCCGCACTGCTCCTCATTACCATCGGCATGCTCTGCGGCATGCCGTTCTACCTTACCGATTTCGGGGGTCTGCTGTTTCTTCTTCTGCTTACGCCGCTTCTGGGCCTCGGTATGGGGATGCTCTGTGCCTCTCTGGCAGTGCTGTACCCCACGCTGGAAAAAATCGTGCCCATGGTCATGCGTATTCTCTTTTTTGCCTCTGGCCTGTTCTATTCCGCCACCATGCTGCCTTCCTATGTGCTGCGGTATCTCTGGTACAATCCTCTGATTCAGATCATCGAATGGGGCAGGGTATGCCTTTCCCGCGGGTACAGCACCATTTCCTACAGTCCTGAATACCTGTTGTCCGTGACCGTAACATGCCTGTGCCTCGGCTTTCTCATGGAACGCTATGTGCGGAGGCGGCTGGTATGA
- a CDS encoding ABC transporter ATP-binding protein produces MIELSHVCKSYGLPHGRKVVLDNVSHIFREGVNMGILGLNGAGKSTLMRVICGAESPDKGRVKRTSRVSWPIGFSGGFHGSLTGRENMRFTCRIYGANIKQVTDFVEDFSELGPYMDMPIRTYSSGMKAKLAFGLSMAIGFDFYLIDEGYAVGDASFRAKSERVFQERKAHSTLLVVAHSTSVIRANCDNAAILKGGKLIFFDTLDEALSVYEGMCRGKK; encoded by the coding sequence ATGATCGAGCTTTCTCACGTGTGCAAAAGCTACGGCCTGCCGCACGGCCGCAAGGTGGTACTGGACAATGTGTCCCACATTTTCCGCGAAGGTGTGAACATGGGCATTCTCGGCCTGAACGGGGCGGGCAAGTCCACGCTCATGCGCGTGATATGCGGGGCGGAATCGCCGGACAAGGGGCGGGTCAAGCGCACCAGCCGTGTTTCCTGGCCCATAGGCTTTTCCGGGGGCTTCCACGGCAGCCTCACCGGGCGGGAGAACATGCGCTTCACCTGCCGCATCTACGGGGCGAATATCAAACAGGTGACTGATTTCGTAGAGGATTTTTCCGAACTCGGCCCCTACATGGACATGCCCATCCGCACCTATTCCTCGGGCATGAAAGCAAAGCTGGCCTTCGGGCTGAGCATGGCCATCGGTTTTGATTTCTACCTTATCGACGAAGGCTACGCCGTGGGCGACGCCTCCTTCCGCGCCAAGAGCGAAAGGGTTTTTCAGGAAAGAAAGGCCCACTCCACGCTGCTGGTGGTGGCGCACAGCACCTCCGTCATACGGGCGAACTGCGACAACGCCGCCATTTTAAAGGGCGGCAAGCTGATTTTTTTCGACACGCTGGACGAGGCGCTGTCGGTTTATGAAGGGATGTGCCGTGGAAAAAAATAA
- a CDS encoding capsule biosynthesis protein, with product MEKNNVALTRQYAKTLWRRLRRWMKKRAFITALVLPTVLAFFYFLMLASPMYVSHASFAIRSADASVSGGADIASMFLRTSGSTGNDAYIINDYIQSLDLAQDIDRELGLVSHYSDREYDVISRLWQHPTQDELTRYWRWAVLPQLNVDTGIISLEVKAYTPEMAQKLTQAILKRSEALVNAMNERARHDAVELAREEVSRAEERVRHAQSAMREFRDTHNLIDPKSTAAGLQELVTRLEAEATTLRTQISEAKSYMNAEAPLLKSLNQRLAAVEKQLGEEKLRVAGQSTVQGNLNSLVAEYEDLTIEAEFAQKQLVSAMTSLEQARIQQMAQSRYVVAYQQPTLPDESLYPRPFLFTLYVFAALLLLLGIVSLVWASIREHAGF from the coding sequence GTGGAAAAAAATAATGTGGCCCTTACCCGGCAGTACGCCAAAACGCTGTGGCGCAGACTGCGCCGCTGGATGAAGAAACGTGCCTTCATCACGGCGCTGGTGCTGCCTACGGTGCTGGCCTTTTTCTATTTTCTCATGCTGGCCTCGCCCATGTATGTGTCGCATGCGAGCTTTGCCATACGCAGCGCAGATGCTTCCGTATCGGGAGGGGCGGATATAGCGTCCATGTTTTTGAGGACTTCCGGCTCCACGGGGAACGATGCCTACATCATCAACGACTATATTCAGAGCCTTGACCTTGCTCAGGATATCGACCGGGAACTGGGGCTGGTAAGCCATTACAGCGATCGGGAATACGATGTGATTTCCCGCCTGTGGCAGCACCCCACGCAGGACGAACTGACCCGCTACTGGCGCTGGGCGGTACTGCCGCAGCTCAATGTGGATACGGGCATCATTTCTCTGGAAGTGAAGGCCTACACGCCGGAGATGGCGCAGAAGCTCACGCAGGCCATTTTAAAGCGGAGCGAGGCGCTGGTGAACGCCATGAACGAGCGGGCACGCCACGATGCGGTGGAACTTGCGCGCGAGGAAGTGAGCCGTGCGGAAGAGCGTGTGCGCCATGCGCAGAGCGCCATGCGGGAATTCCGCGATACCCACAATCTCATCGACCCCAAGAGCACGGCGGCCGGTCTTCAGGAACTGGTGACGCGGCTGGAAGCCGAGGCCACGACGCTCCGCACCCAGATATCGGAAGCAAAATCGTACATGAACGCGGAAGCTCCGCTTCTGAAGTCGCTGAACCAGCGCCTTGCTGCGGTGGAAAAGCAGCTTGGGGAAGAAAAGCTGCGCGTGGCCGGGCAGAGCACCGTGCAGGGCAACCTGAACTCCCTTGTGGCCGAGTACGAAGACCTGACCATAGAGGCGGAATTTGCCCAGAAGCAGCTTGTTTCTGCCATGACCTCCCTGGAGCAGGCGCGCATCCAGCAGATGGCGCAGTCGCGCTATGTGGTGGCGTATCAGCAGCCCACGCTGCCGGACGAGTCTCTGTACCCCCGGCCCTTCCTTTTCACGCTCTATGTGTTTGCGGCGCTGCTGCTCCTTCTGGGCATCGTGTCGCTGGTATGGGCGTCCATCCGAGAACATGCGGGATTTTAA
- a CDS encoding DEAD/DEAH box helicase has translation MALHPKFPESPYAILEPELRWFPADENLRTCGMEKLIPPLVDKLRREVKTFRDSGYVGASDTSRSLLNWWFCTPHLLPRSDGNMAEFQYFFAQREALETIIFLYDVRGVREKFDLMRFDSTGLVSAGMFDENWLRLVIKMATGSGKTKVMSLALVWSFFHKLYELDSGLSRNFLIIAPNIIVLDRIYKDFQGLRIFFEDPTLPDNGYEGHNWRDDFQLTLHKQDEVNITHSVGNIFLTNIHRVYCGNDSLPSANDENSKDYFLGRKPTGATNDSKVDLRGIVRSIGELMIINDEAHHIHDPSLAWFKSIQDIHNNLLQKGAALSLQLDVTATPKHNNGAIFVQTVVDYPLVEAIYQNVVKHPVLPDAPSRAKLEEKQSAKFTEKYADYLDLGVVEWRKAYKEHEKVGKKGILFVMTDDTRNCDEVAEYLESRYLELKGAVLVIHTKNNGEISEASSGRAKEELERLRRLSNEIDDSSSPYKAIVSVLMLKEGWDVRNVTTIVGLRAYSAKSNILPEQTLGRGLRKMYFGGLREQVSVVGTDAFMDFVESIQLEGVELERKPMGGGTGAKAPLVIEVDRENLKKDIDALDMEIPVLTPRIYREYKNLEELDIKALGNNKLEYRQFSEEEQREIIFKDITTGEITHKTILNSAGVADFSSVIGFFAKTIMGELRLFSGYDVLYGKVKAFVRDELFTQSVDLESANTLRNLSEIEASRTIIDTFKKAINALTVRDRGSAEIRDTIKLRNTRPFMVKEQDYRPAQKSVFNRIIGDSHLELLFADFLESCPDVISYAKNYLAVNFRLDYVRADGSISNYIPDFFVKLSPTDIVIVETKGREDLDVPEKMARLKQWCEDINVAQSKTRFDFVYVDEESFKKYRPISMKALLGGFTEYK, from the coding sequence ATGGCCTTACATCCAAAATTCCCGGAATCTCCCTACGCCATTCTTGAGCCAGAGTTGCGCTGGTTTCCGGCAGATGAAAACCTGCGAACCTGCGGCATGGAAAAACTCATTCCTCCTCTGGTGGACAAGCTGCGCCGCGAGGTCAAGACTTTTCGGGATTCCGGCTATGTCGGTGCCAGCGATACTAGCCGCAGTTTGCTTAATTGGTGGTTCTGCACGCCGCATCTGCTGCCGCGCAGCGATGGCAATATGGCGGAGTTTCAATATTTCTTCGCCCAGCGGGAAGCACTGGAAACCATTATTTTTCTGTATGATGTCCGGGGAGTGCGGGAAAAGTTCGACCTGATGCGTTTTGATAGCACCGGCCTTGTTTCGGCTGGTATGTTTGACGAAAACTGGCTGCGGCTGGTTATCAAAATGGCCACAGGCAGCGGCAAGACCAAAGTGATGAGCTTGGCTTTGGTCTGGAGCTTTTTCCACAAGCTGTATGAGCTGGATTCCGGGTTGTCCCGCAACTTTCTGATTATTGCGCCGAATATTATCGTGCTGGATCGCATTTACAAGGATTTTCAGGGACTGCGCATTTTTTTTGAAGACCCTACATTGCCGGATAATGGCTATGAGGGGCATAACTGGCGGGACGATTTTCAGCTCACCCTGCACAAGCAGGATGAAGTCAATATCACTCATTCAGTGGGCAACATCTTCCTGACCAACATTCATCGCGTGTATTGCGGCAATGATTCCTTGCCGTCCGCCAACGACGAGAATAGCAAGGACTATTTTCTTGGCAGGAAACCAACAGGCGCAACCAATGACTCAAAGGTCGACCTAAGGGGCATTGTCCGGAGTATTGGCGAATTAATGATTATCAATGATGAGGCCCATCATATCCATGACCCATCTCTGGCCTGGTTCAAATCAATTCAGGATATTCACAACAATTTGTTGCAGAAAGGGGCCGCGCTCAGTTTGCAGCTGGATGTGACCGCTACGCCCAAACACAACAACGGCGCAATCTTTGTGCAGACAGTGGTGGATTATCCACTGGTTGAAGCCATTTATCAAAATGTAGTTAAGCATCCTGTTCTGCCGGACGCTCCCAGCCGCGCTAAGCTGGAAGAAAAGCAAAGTGCGAAGTTTACCGAGAAGTATGCCGATTATCTCGACCTTGGCGTGGTTGAATGGCGTAAGGCGTATAAAGAACACGAAAAGGTTGGCAAGAAGGGCATCCTTTTTGTGATGACCGATGACACTAGAAACTGCGATGAAGTGGCAGAATATTTGGAAAGCCGCTATTTGGAATTGAAAGGCGCGGTTCTGGTCATTCACACCAAGAACAACGGAGAAATTTCCGAAGCTAGTTCCGGCAGGGCAAAGGAAGAGTTAGAGCGACTGCGTCGCCTTTCCAATGAAATTGACGACTCCAGCAGTCCTTATAAAGCCATTGTTTCCGTCCTCATGCTCAAGGAGGGGTGGGACGTGCGCAATGTCACCACAATTGTCGGCTTGCGCGCCTATTCCGCTAAAAGCAATATTTTGCCAGAGCAGACTCTGGGGCGCGGCCTGCGCAAAATGTACTTTGGTGGGCTGAGGGAACAGGTCAGCGTTGTCGGCACGGACGCGTTCATGGACTTTGTGGAGTCTATCCAGCTTGAAGGTGTTGAGCTTGAACGAAAACCAATGGGCGGCGGTACGGGAGCTAAGGCCCCGCTGGTTATAGAAGTTGATCGGGAAAATCTCAAAAAGGATATTGACGCGCTAGATATGGAAATTCCTGTTTTGACGCCTAGAATTTACCGGGAATACAAAAATCTGGAAGAGCTGGACATCAAGGCTTTGGGTAACAACAAGCTGGAATACAGACAGTTCAGCGAGGAAGAGCAACGGGAAATTATTTTCAAGGATATAACGACAGGTGAGATTACGCACAAAACTATTCTGAACAGCGCGGGAGTAGCTGATTTCAGTAGTGTCATCGGCTTCTTTGCTAAGACGATTATGGGAGAGTTGCGTCTGTTCAGCGGCTATGACGTGCTTTATGGTAAGGTCAAGGCATTTGTGAGAGATGAACTGTTTACCCAAAGTGTGGACTTGGAATCCGCCAACACACTGCGCAATCTATCAGAGATTGAAGCTTCCCGAACCATTATTGATACCTTCAAAAAAGCCATCAACGCGCTTACTGTACGCGACAGAGGTTCTGCCGAAATACGGGATACCATCAAGCTGCGCAATACCCGTCCTTTTATGGTGAAGGAGCAGGATTACCGTCCAGCGCAAAAGAGCGTCTTTAATCGCATAATAGGCGACAGTCACCTTGAGCTTCTTTTTGCCGACTTTTTGGAAAGCTGCCCAGATGTTATCTCCTATGCCAAAAACTATTTGGCGGTAAACTTTCGGCTGGATTACGTCCGGGCGGACGGTAGCATCAGTAACTACATTCCAGATTTTTTTGTCAAGCTGTCGCCTACAGACATAGTGATTGTAGAAACCAAGGGTCGGGAAGACTTGGACGTGCCGGAAAAAATGGCTCGCCTGAAACAGTGGTGTGAAGATATAAATGTGGCACAGAGCAAGACCAGATTTGACTTCGTCTATGTTGATGAGGAGAGCTTCAAGAAATACCGTCCAATCTCAATGAAGGCACTGCTTGGCGGGTTTACGGAGTATAAATAG
- a CDS encoding esterase-like activity of phytase family protein: protein MNKFFAFAAAGAMLLGVCGQAQALPEPDMSPKYTYELKDVMKVDGRQGVACDGKYIYVSCSKALYKYDMDGKLVLKNDKPFETGYTKAVNHLGDIDVYNGEIYCGVENFMDGVGKDIQVSVYDANTLKFKRAFPFNEASGQLETSGITVDPVKGSVWMCSWVGEESGRYLYEYDLDGNYLRKVHLQPVPQWVQGIFYYEGSLFLTADDGTADDNEPDHLYRVDISSNTYAPVILEKTFTEAIRQGEIEGLCVDPSTGDLLVHQNRGARIVLGMTKGMYPGYKEEVHEIYRYKMTPAM from the coding sequence ATGAACAAGTTCTTCGCTTTTGCGGCGGCAGGCGCCATGTTGCTGGGAGTTTGCGGACAGGCCCAGGCTCTTCCCGAACCCGACATGTCTCCCAAGTACACCTATGAACTGAAGGACGTGATGAAGGTCGACGGACGTCAGGGCGTAGCCTGCGACGGCAAGTACATTTACGTCAGCTGCAGCAAGGCGCTGTACAAATACGACATGGACGGCAAGCTCGTCCTGAAGAACGACAAGCCCTTTGAAACCGGCTACACCAAGGCAGTGAACCACCTCGGCGACATCGACGTGTACAACGGCGAAATTTACTGCGGTGTGGAAAACTTCATGGACGGCGTGGGCAAGGATATTCAGGTTTCCGTGTACGACGCCAATACCCTCAAGTTCAAACGCGCATTCCCCTTCAACGAGGCTTCCGGCCAGCTGGAAACTTCCGGCATCACGGTGGACCCTGTGAAGGGCTCCGTGTGGATGTGCTCCTGGGTGGGCGAGGAATCCGGCCGTTACCTCTATGAATACGATCTGGACGGCAACTATCTGCGCAAGGTGCATCTGCAGCCCGTGCCTCAGTGGGTGCAGGGCATATTCTATTACGAAGGCTCCCTCTTCCTTACCGCGGATGACGGCACGGCCGACGACAACGAACCCGACCACCTCTATCGCGTGGATATTTCCTCCAATACCTACGCTCCCGTCATTTTGGAAAAGACCTTTACCGAGGCCATCCGGCAGGGTGAAATCGAAGGCCTTTGTGTCGATCCTTCCACCGGCGACCTTCTGGTGCATCAGAACCGCGGCGCGCGCATCGTGCTCGGCATGACCAAGGGCATGTATCCCGGTTATAAGGAAGAAGTGCATGAAATCTATCGCTATAAGATGACGCCCGCCATGTAA
- a CDS encoding polysaccharide biosynthesis/export family protein codes for MKAIYHAGILFSLCTLCAQPVFAAENPLQNYSGAAQYGGSSMASGTPMQGGLPASARNGMNVVSQSTPGGYPVFDASAPYREKQSTPTVMDAPPAWAQGGLAPSASALLAPFGANLFRGNFAGTYSDGMNGDYVILPGDRIMVRVWGAKTYDDVLPVDQQGNIFLPEVGPVRVAGLKQSALQGAVRSRLASVFTDNVNIYVNLQSSQPVAVYVTGFVNQPGRYAGSPVDSVMSYLDRAGGITPNRGTFRNVQVKRGNKVVASLDLYDFALNGNMPDIRLKEGDVILVGERGVSVAACGMLRQEARYEFRGQATGSQLIAYGSPLSSATHVSVTGIRGGRPFNEYMTMQEFSSMRLADGDSVEFVADTRGRTIMASVSGAIRGASRFPVKNSTTLRALLAYVEVDPALADVSAVYVRRQSVARQQKTILEDSLHRLERSALTATSATAEEAEIRVREAELVQDFIRRAASLTPDGVVVVSRGGQVRDLLLEDGDEVVIPQKSDVVQVSGEVLLPKAVTFDAAMKAEDYVKSAGGLTDRADEDNILVARMNGEVGPIAELGVHAGDRILVMPRVDTKNLELAKGITQILYQIAVATKVAVGL; via the coding sequence ATGAAAGCGATATACCACGCCGGCATACTATTTTCGCTCTGCACGCTCTGTGCTCAGCCTGTTTTTGCAGCGGAGAATCCGCTCCAGAACTACAGCGGGGCGGCGCAGTACGGCGGCTCTTCCATGGCATCGGGCACGCCCATGCAGGGCGGGCTGCCTGCCTCGGCCAGAAACGGCATGAATGTGGTTTCCCAGTCCACGCCCGGGGGCTATCCGGTGTTCGACGCTTCGGCTCCTTACCGGGAAAAGCAGTCCACCCCCACGGTGATGGACGCGCCGCCCGCCTGGGCGCAGGGAGGGCTTGCGCCTTCGGCTTCCGCACTGCTTGCTCCCTTCGGGGCCAATCTGTTCCGGGGAAATTTTGCGGGCACCTACAGCGACGGCATGAACGGCGACTATGTCATCCTGCCCGGCGACCGCATCATGGTGCGCGTATGGGGCGCGAAAACCTATGACGACGTGCTGCCCGTGGACCAGCAGGGCAACATCTTTCTGCCGGAAGTGGGGCCTGTGCGTGTGGCCGGGCTCAAGCAGTCCGCTTTGCAGGGGGCGGTGCGCTCGCGCCTTGCCTCGGTATTCACCGACAACGTGAACATCTACGTCAACCTCCAGAGTTCCCAGCCCGTGGCCGTGTATGTGACGGGCTTTGTAAACCAGCCGGGCCGCTATGCGGGCAGCCCCGTGGATTCCGTGATGTCGTACCTCGACAGGGCAGGGGGCATTACGCCGAACCGCGGCACCTTCCGCAACGTGCAGGTGAAGCGCGGCAACAAGGTGGTGGCGAGTCTTGATCTTTATGATTTCGCCCTCAACGGCAACATGCCCGACATCCGGTTGAAGGAAGGCGACGTCATCCTTGTGGGAGAACGCGGGGTGAGTGTGGCGGCCTGCGGCATGCTGCGGCAGGAAGCCCGGTATGAGTTCAGGGGGCAGGCCACGGGTTCGCAGCTCATCGCCTACGGCAGCCCGCTTTCCAGCGCCACGCATGTGAGCGTTACGGGCATCCGGGGCGGCAGGCCCTTCAATGAATACATGACCATGCAGGAATTTTCCTCCATGCGCCTTGCGGACGGGGACAGCGTGGAATTCGTGGCCGATACGCGTGGCCGCACCATCATGGCCTCGGTGAGCGGAGCCATACGCGGGGCATCGCGCTTCCCGGTAAAGAACAGCACCACGCTGCGGGCCCTGCTTGCCTATGTGGAGGTGGACCCGGCCCTTGCCGACGTTTCCGCCGTGTATGTGCGCCGCCAGAGCGTGGCGCGCCAGCAGAAGACCATACTGGAAGATTCCCTGCACCGCCTGGAGCGTTCCGCGCTGACGGCCACGTCCGCCACGGCGGAGGAAGCCGAGATCCGCGTGCGCGAGGCGGAACTGGTGCAGGACTTCATCCGCCGTGCGGCAAGCCTCACGCCCGACGGCGTGGTGGTGGTGAGCCGGGGCGGACAGGTGCGCGACCTTCTGCTGGAAGATGGCGACGAAGTGGTCATTCCGCAGAAGAGCGACGTGGTGCAGGTATCCGGCGAGGTGCTTCTGCCCAAGGCCGTGACCTTCGATGCCGCCATGAAGGCGGAAGACTATGTGAAGAGCGCGGGCGGTCTTACCGACCGTGCGGATGAGGACAACATTCTTGTTGCGCGCATGAACGGGGAGGTGGGCCCCATTGCGGAACTGGGCGTGCATGCCGGGGACCGCATTCTGGTCATGCCCCGTGTGGATACCAAGAATCTGGAACTGGCCAAGGGCATCACGCAGATACTCTACCAGATTGCCGTGGCCACCAAGGTGGCTGTGGGGCTGTAG
- a CDS encoding tyrosine-type recombinase/integrase: MHETAGRVVLSEFIHTRYVPYIREHKRSWQTDVRYVHRHILPYLGECRLEDINEEKLYHWKEKLLAAGLSHNTCYRLFWLVKYILNCAVRWHVLASDEAFRHAVCRRSAPRCPEVLSASEKQRLIALLNQYRNNVAARAIHLLLLTGASKSEILYARREDVDLPGRSLAVRRGSEVVRRLPLSEAAVRLIAELPVRADVPWLFFRPATGERVVTVFAFWDKLRRELGRPTLRLNDLRHIFVHSLLQNGATYKDVRSHLGHYSSEAFLLQSQMQGGQADPSQGAFQ; this comes from the coding sequence TTGCACGAAACAGCGGGGCGTGTGGTGCTGAGCGAATTCATTCATACCAGGTATGTTCCCTACATCAGGGAACACAAGCGCAGCTGGCAGACGGATGTGAGGTATGTGCACCGGCATATTCTGCCCTACCTGGGGGAATGCCGGCTTGAGGATATTAATGAAGAGAAGCTCTACCATTGGAAGGAGAAACTCCTTGCCGCCGGGCTTTCGCATAATACCTGTTACCGGCTGTTCTGGCTGGTGAAGTATATTCTGAACTGCGCCGTACGCTGGCATGTGCTGGCAAGCGACGAGGCATTCCGCCATGCCGTGTGCCGCCGCAGCGCGCCGCGCTGCCCGGAGGTGCTTTCCGCTTCGGAAAAGCAGCGCCTCATCGCTCTTCTCAATCAGTACCGGAACAATGTTGCGGCGCGGGCCATTCACCTTCTGCTTCTGACCGGGGCTTCCAAGTCGGAAATTCTCTATGCCCGCCGGGAAGATGTGGACCTTCCCGGGCGCAGCCTTGCCGTACGCCGGGGCTCCGAAGTCGTGCGCCGCCTGCCGCTCAGCGAGGCGGCGGTGAGGCTCATTGCCGAACTGCCCGTGCGTGCCGATGTGCCGTGGCTTTTCTTCCGCCCCGCCACGGGGGAGAGGGTGGTCACGGTGTTCGCCTTCTGGGACAAGCTTCGCCGCGAGCTGGGGCGTCCCACCCTGCGCCTGAACGACCTTCGTCATATCTTCGTGCACTCGCTGCTTCAGAACGGGGCAACATACAAGGATGTACGCAGCCACCTGGGGCACTATTCCTCCGAGGCTTTTCTTCTTCAGTCGCAGATGCAGGGCGGTCAGGCCGATCCTTCGCAGGGGGCCTTCCAATGA